Below is a window of bacterium DNA.
CCGCCCGAGCACGACCGCGGCGGAGCGGACGAGCGAGCGCGGCGCGGCGCCGCCCTCCGGAGCGGGAGCGCCGGCGCCCGAACCGTCCGCGTCGCCTCTGTCCGCGCGCGCCGCTCCTGCGCGGTCGTTTCCGCCTGCGCGCGCCGCGTCCTCGCGGGCGCCGCCGCCGCGGATTCCGATGCCGATCAGCAGCGTCTGCTGCAGGATCAGCGCGAAGACGGCGGGAACGATGAACGAGTCGTACCCCTCGACCGGGTTGTGGAGCGGCTGCATGTCGAAGGCCAGCGGCGCGCGGCGCGCCGTCGCCTCGCCGCGCGGCGTGCCGGAGGCGACGAGCCGACGGACCTTGATCGTCGTCGAGACGACCTTGGCCGCCGCCCCGACGCCGGTCGAGAGCTGGCGGTAGGTGAGCAGGTTGCTCGCGTCGGCGAACTCGCCGATCGCCGCGCGGTCGCCGCGGAGCAGGTCGCGCTCGAAGCGCGGCGGGATCACGACCGTCCCCGAGACGACTCCCGCGCGCTCCAGCTCGGCCGCCTCGCGCTCGTCGTCGAGCACGCGGGCGACGGCCGTCAGCTCGTGCGCGTCGATCAGCCGCGTCAGGCGGCGGCTCGTCGCCGAATGGTCGAGATCGACGACGGCCACGGGAACCCGCTTCAGGACCTTGTTCATGTAGGGCGCGGGGTAGAGCAGCGAGTAGACGATCACCGATCCGACCAGCACGACCAGCGGCGCGGGATCGCGGAGCAGCGAGCGCGCCTCGTCGAGCGCGGCGCTAAAGAAGGTCTTCATCACGCCGTCCGGAAGCGCGGATCGCGGAGCAGACGGCCGTAGCGCGGCGCGCCGAAGATCAGGCCCGCGGCGACGAACGCGGCGAGCGCGCCGCACGTTCCCGCCGACGCGGCCGGCGCCGCGCCGCGCGAGGCCTGCTGCACGAGCAGCCGCACGAAGTGGCTCAGCGGCAGCAGCGCGCTCCAGACCCTCGCGAACAGCGGCATCCCGACGGTGGGGAAGGCCGAGCCGGAAAAGGCGAAGGCGGGGGCGGAGTAGATCGCGGCGAGGCTGGTCGCCGTCCGCAGGTCGGCGGTGAGCGCGACGAAGAGCAGCGCCACCGCCGCGCAGGCCAGCACGAACAGGGCGGACGCGGCGATGACGAGCGGGACGCTGCCGCGCAGCGGCACGCCGAGCGAGCCGAAGAGGACGCTGAGCATCGCCGCGGCGAGAACGGAGAAGAGGCCGAGGTGCGGCAGCGCCTTGCCGAGCAGCGCCGCGGGAAGGCTTCCGCCGCCCGCGTCGAGGAACGCCGCCCCGCTCCGCTCCTTGATCTCCGAACCGAAGACATCGGCGAACATCATCACCACGAAGACCTGCAGCATCGCCGGAAGCACGGTCGAGAGGAAGTACGGCACGTAGCTGATCGAGGGGTTGAAGAGCGTGTGCAGCTCGACCGGAACCGGCTCGAGCCCGCTGCGCGCCGCGGCGGCCGACTGCCCCCGCGCCGCGCGCCAACGGAACTCGAGGCGGGCGGCGGCGTCGCCGACCGTCTGCCGCGCGGCGCGCCGGATCAGGCTGTAGGGGAGGATGTACTGCGCCTCGCCGTGGCAGACGATCGTCGCCGTCTTGCCGCGCAGCACGTCCCGCTCCATCCGCTCCGGCAGCGCGACGACCGCGTACGCCTCGCCGCGCCGCACGCTCCGCTCCGCCGCCGCCATGTCGGGGACGTCGGTCGCGTCGAGCGTGCGCGTCGCGGCGAGCGCGCGCGCGACGGCGCGGGAGAGCGGCGTGCGGTCGAGATCGACGACCGCGACCGGGAGCTTCGCCGGCACGCCGGCGCGGAACGTCCCGACGAGGACGACGAACGAGATCGCCGGGAGCGCCAACGCCATCAGCGGATAGAGAGGGCGGGCGACGATCCGGCCGACCTCGCGGCGCGCCGCCGCGGCGACGTGGCGGACGAAGCGGTTCATCGGCGGGCGGCGTCGTCGGCGAGGAGAGCGCTCATCCCGGGGCGGAGCCCGGCGATCGGCCGCACGGGCCGCGCGCGCACCTCGAACGTCTTGAGGTCGAAGCCGCCTTGTGACTCGGTCGTGCGCCAGGTCGCGAAGTCCCCCTGCGGCGCGACGTAGTAGACCTCGAACTCCCCCGCGGCGTCGGAGAGGGCGGGAATGCGGAGCGCGAGGCGCGCGCCCATCGAGAAGCGCGCCATCTGGTCCTCGCGCACGTTGAACGTCGCCCAGACGTCGCCGAGGTCGACGAGCGTGACCACGCTCGCGCCGGCGCCGACCAGCTCGCCCAACTCGACGTTCTTGCGGTAGACCTCGCCCGCCGTCGGCGCGACGACGCGCGTCTCGTCCACCAGCGAGGAGATCTCCGCCACCGCGCCGGCCGCGCGCCGCTCGATCGCCGCGGCGGCCGCCTTGTCCTCGGCGCGCGCGCCGTTCAGCGCCTGGTCGTAGCGGGCGCGGGCGACGTTCTCGAGATCCTTCGCGGTGCGCGCCGCCGTTTCGGCCTCGTCGAGCCGCTGGCGCGGCACGACGCCGTCGGCGTGGAGGCGCCGAATGCGGCCGCAGGTCGTCTCGGCGAGCTCCGCGGCGTGCACCGCGCGGCGCCAGTCGTTCTCGGCGCTGCGGCGCTCTTCCTCGCGCGCCCCGCGCAGCGCCTTGTCCCGCTCGGCGGCGGCGGCGGCGCGGGCCTCCTCGGCCTGCGCGAGGCGGGCGCGGATGTCGGGACTGTCGAGGACGGCGAGGAGCGCCCCCCGCTCGACGTGCGCGCCCTCGCGCGCCGGCAGTTCGGCGACGCGGCCGACGACCTTGGAGGCGACGTTCGTCTCGGTGGCTTCGATCTGCCCCTGGATCTGTTCCGGGCGCGGCTTGGCGCGGAGCCAGACGGCGGCGACGAAGACGGCGGCGGCGGCGAGCAGCGCGACGACGAGGGCGATGCGGCGGAGAAGGAGTTTCATCGGGTCACCTCCGCGTCTTCGCGCGGCAGATAGTCGAAGTAGCTGGAAGAGAGGCGCGCCGCGGCGAGGAGCCGTCCCAGCGCGACGTCGAAGTCGCGCTCCGCGGCGAGCGTCTCGAGGCGCACGGCGGCGAGCGCGACGCGCGCGTCCACGACCTCGAGCGAGGTGGCCATCGCCTCGTCGAACCCGCGCCGGCGCGTGCGGAGGTTCTCTTCGGCGAGAGCGCGCGCGGCGCCGAGCGCTTCGTACTGCTCGCGGGCCCGGGCCATCTCGCGGTACCAACGCTCGACCGCGGTCCCGACGTCCCGCGCCGCCTGCCGGCGGGCGTAGGAAACCTCGCGCGCGGCGGCCTCGGCGGCGGCGATGCGGCGCGGCCGCGCCATGCCGTCGAAGAGGGTGAAGCGGGCCTCGACGCCGACGGACCACGTCGGGTCGAGCACGGTGAGGTCGGTCGTGCGCAGCTCGCGCGAGCCGAAGGCGACGACCTCGGGCCGTCGCGCGGCGCGTTCCGCGTCGGCGGCCGCGTCGGCGGCGCGGCGGCGCGCGTCGAGGGCGGCGAGGAGCGGGTTCTCGGCCCGGGCGCGGTCGCGGAAGAAGTCGAGCTGCGGGACGTCGCGCGGGGCGAAGAGCGGCGTCGTCGGCGCCGACGCGACCTCCGCGACGCCGAGCAGGTCGGCGAGCGCGACGCGGGCGAGGGCGACGTCGTGCAGCGCCCGCTTGAGGGCGCGGTCCGCCTCGGCGCGCGCGACCTCGGCGTGCAGCAGGTCGGCGCGCGCGATCTGCCCCTCGGCCTCGAGGCGGGTCGCGTCGGCGACGTGCCGCTCCAGATCGGCGAGGACTTCGCGCCGCACGTCCACCGCGTCGAGCGCGAGGCGGAGCGCGAAATAGCGCTCGACGACGTCGGCGGCGAGGGTCTCGTTCTCCCGGCCGTGGAGGGCCTCCGCCGCGTCGACCCGCGCCTGTCCGGCGCGCCGCGCCGCCGTGATCTTGCCGCCGGCGTAGAGCGGCCAGAGGAAGCGGACGTCGGCCCGCGCGAAGTCGCGGTCGAGCACGTCGAGGCCGAGCGGCGGGATCGCGGACGGGGGCACGCCCGGGTTGAGCTCCAGCAGGAGCCCGCGCAGCGGCGAGAGGTCGATCCGCAGGGG
It encodes the following:
- a CDS encoding efflux RND transporter periplasmic adaptor subunit, whose product is MKLLLRRIALVVALLAAAAVFVAAVWLRAKPRPEQIQGQIEATETNVASKVVGRVAELPAREGAHVERGALLAVLDSPDIRARLAQAEEARAAAAAERDKALRGAREEERRSAENDWRRAVHAAELAETTCGRIRRLHADGVVPRQRLDEAETAARTAKDLENVARARYDQALNGARAEDKAAAAAIERRAAGAVAEISSLVDETRVVAPTAGEVYRKNVELGELVGAGASVVTLVDLGDVWATFNVREDQMARFSMGARLALRIPALSDAAGEFEVYYVAPQGDFATWRTTESQGGFDLKTFEVRARPVRPIAGLRPGMSALLADDAARR
- a CDS encoding ABC transporter permease, whose amino-acid sequence is MNRFVRHVAAAARREVGRIVARPLYPLMALALPAISFVVLVGTFRAGVPAKLPVAVVDLDRTPLSRAVARALAATRTLDATDVPDMAAAERSVRRGEAYAVVALPERMERDVLRGKTATIVCHGEAQYILPYSLIRRAARQTVGDAAARLEFRWRAARGQSAAAARSGLEPVPVELHTLFNPSISYVPYFLSTVLPAMLQVFVVMMFADVFGSEIKERSGAAFLDAGGGSLPAALLGKALPHLGLFSVLAAAMLSVLFGSLGVPLRGSVPLVIAASALFVLACAAVALLFVALTADLRTATSLAAIYSAPAFAFSGSAFPTVGMPLFARVWSALLPLSHFVRLLVQQASRGAAPAASAGTCGALAAFVAAGLIFGAPRYGRLLRDPRFRTA
- a CDS encoding ABC transporter permease translates to MKTFFSAALDEARSLLRDPAPLVVLVGSVIVYSLLYPAPYMNKVLKRVPVAVVDLDHSATSRRLTRLIDAHELTAVARVLDDEREAAELERAGVVSGTVVIPPRFERDLLRGDRAAIGEFADASNLLTYRQLSTGVGAAAKVVSTTIKVRRLVASGTPRGEATARRAPLAFDMQPLHNPVEGYDSFIVPAVFALILQQTLLIGIGIRGGGAREDAARAGGNDRAGAARADRGDADGSGAGAPAPEGGAAPRSLVRSAAVVLGRAAVYCALYLVHVVFYFGVVCPLHGFGGAPDSAARLLVFTAPFIVSATFLGLACGAFWPRRETALQTLMFTSIPAAFLAGFAWPAQAIPLWLRAPAALIPSTTGIAGLVRVLRMGASLSDVAWEWGILCALAALYFSLAVAAETRRG
- a CDS encoding TolC family protein produces the protein MNFCSPRRSVRGARLAILLGLAAAASSSPAGAAEGLSLAEALRQAGADNDALRASGEAVAEARELRGVADALVWPTVEMHARAVRMDDPLRIDLSPLRGLLLELNPGVPPSAIPPLGLDVLDRDFARADVRFLWPLYAGGKITAARRAGQARVDAAEALHGRENETLAADVVERYFALRLALDAVDVRREVLADLERHVADATRLEAEGQIARADLLHAEVARAEADRALKRALHDVALARVALADLLGVAEVASAPTTPLFAPRDVPQLDFFRDRARAENPLLAALDARRRAADAAADAERAARRPEVVAFGSRELRTTDLTVLDPTWSVGVEARFTLFDGMARPRRIAAAEAAAREVSYARRQAARDVGTAVERWYREMARAREQYEALGAARALAEENLRTRRRGFDEAMATSLEVVDARVALAAVRLETLAAERDFDVALGRLLAAARLSSSYFDYLPREDAEVTR